GTATACTTTGCAGTTTCAAAATTCCCAGAGTACGGCAAACTCTCAAAAAAGAAAATAGACGAATTACAATCAGGAGTTAGAATCGAAATAGATGAAGCAAAAAAAAATCCATTAGATTTTGCCGTATGGAAATTTTCTGATACAAATCCAGTTTGGGATAGTCCTTGGGGAAAAGGAAGACCAGGATGGCATATCGAATGCTCTGCTATGAGTATAAAGTATCTTGGAGAGAATTTTGACATTCATGGTGGAGGAAGAGATCTCATTTTTCCTCATCATGAAAATGAAATTGCACAATCTGAATCATGTACAGGTAAAGCATTTGCAAAAATTTGGATGCATGTTGGAATGGTAACAATAGATGGCGAGAAAATGTCAAAATCAGTAGGTAATGTAAAATCAATAAAGCACGTATTAGGCAATTGGGGAGCAAATGTCATTAGATTATTTTGTTTATCGGGTCATTATTCCAAGCCAATTGATTATTCTGAAGAATTACTAAAAGAAAACCTTACAAAATGGAGACAAGTTGAAACTTGCTATTATGAATTAATTCATGCAAATAATGAAAACAACAACAATCTAGAATCAAGTATTAAAAAAATTAGAACCGATTTTGATTCTGCACTTGAAGATGATTTTAACACACATTTGGCATTGTCTGCATTTTTTCAATTAGTAAAAGAAACAAACAGATTAGCTGCTGAAGAAAAATTAGGAAAAAATGATGCAGCGATAATAAAAAACGAATTAGTTCAAATGACGGATATTTTAGGACTACAAATTCCTGTTATTACAGATGTAGAAAAATTAGAGATAGACAATATGATTATGAATAGAGAAAATCTCAGAAAAGAAAAAAAATTCCAAGAAGCAGATAAAATTAGAGATAAACTCAATGAAATGAATATAGAATTAATTGATCATAAAGATAGAACGATATGGATGAAAAAAGAGTTCATCAAAGCAGAAAAATAAAATCAAAAAAAAATTAGTTTAAACTAACAATACATATGCCTAAAAAAATTAGGAGAGTCTAATTAGTGTAATCTAATTTTAACATACTTTATTAGAATTAGAAGATAAAATACTGTATGAATGCATGGAATAAGTTTTGGAATTGGTATGAAAATAAAATTTTAGGCAGTGTAATCCTTATTGCAATAATTCAGTTCATTCAAGTTCCACATATGGTTTGGAATGCAGATATAATGTTAGAGGCAGGAATTGTTTCAAGAGTTCATCCAGTTATTGATTGGTTTCTGTACGGAGTTGATTTGATTGAAATTGTTTCAATAGTTAATGTTGGAATGATAATGTACAGTCTAATCAAGAAAAGACAAGCAAAGAAAAATCAAATAACATCTAAAATTTCACAATAAATTTTTTTATTCTTTTGATTTCCATATTACACGTTGAGGGAATGGAATTTCTATTCCAGCATCATCAAGTGCTTTTTTAACAACCTTGAGTAGTTTTGGACCAACTTCATCCCAGTCTTCACGGGTATGCCATACCAAAATTTCAATATTTACGCCTGAATCGGCCAGTTCCTTAATTCGAAAATCAGGTTCAGGCAAAATTAAAACAAATGGCATGCTTTTTCGAATTTCTTTTCGGATAACAGATATAGCGCCGTCAATATTTTCTTTGTAGGCAATAGAAACCACTGCTTCTGATCTTCGAACTAATGTAGACGTTAGTGATCTAATGTTAGAAGTAAAAAAGGATTCATTAGGAACTCGGATTATAGTACCGTCGAATCTTCTAATTCGCGTAGAAAACGTGCTTATATCTAATAGAGTGCCAGATATGTCGGATCCAGGAATTTCAATTTTATCACCTTGTTTTACTGGTTTCTCTATCATTAAAAATACACCAGAAATAAGATTAGAAACTACAGACTGTGTTGCAAATCCAATAATTATTCCAAATATACCACCAGCAACAAGCAAACCAGAAAAATCAACACCAGTAGTAGATGTAAAAATTAGAAATGATATTATTATTATTCCAAAATACAGTAGTTTGCTGAAATTCTTTGCAACATCCTGTGAAAGTTTTGGTGCATAATATTTTGTAAAAAGTAATCGAACAGTTCTTGCAACTATAATTCCCACACCAATTATTATTCCACCTATGAGTAAGCTTAGAAGAGTAAGTCCTTCAGTAATATGAATTTCATCTAAACCATGTAAAAATTCAAAAACCATTATTCAAGACCCATATCCATTCTCTTTATTGATGTTATATGTTCAAATGTAGGTGCAATTTTCCAATCAGTAATAATTGGTTTTGATGCCACGTCAATTATTTCCAAAATAACTTTTTTTCTTAACACCACATCTAATGAATCAATTATTGCTTTAGAATGATCATAATAAACTGAATTATCAGAAATAGGAAATATGATTTTTGAAACAAGATAACCTTTATCTAAATTATTTTTCAGATTAACTTCCATTACAGCATTAAAAAAAGGAATAGAATCATCATAAGATTCGACAATATCAGATTTGGCATATTTACATAAAGTTCCAGATTCAGGATTTCCATATAGCCCAAATCTGGAATTAAAAGGATCACATGTGAACCAATCTAGTGAATCTTTTCGTTCATCATGTATTAGAAACACGCCTATTTCAATTGGACAACGGACGAAAATTTTGGCAGCGGAACCTTCAGATAAAAAGACAGGAGTTTCAAAATCCAAGTAAACATAATTGGTTCTACGAGCTGGATAATTAACAGGACGAATGGGGGTAAATTCAAGAATTAGTTGTTCTTCCTTTGTTGGGATCATTTTTTCAACAAGATTGTTTTCAGAATCTTTTCGATTATAAGAGAATACATTTGGACTAATTTTTTCAATTTTAATCTCTACGTTTGGAAACAAGAATTCTTTATTTTGATCAATAACATAAATGCCATAATCATCAAATTTTGATTCTGAATAGTTTTCAGCCATCTGTTCACTATAGAATTAGTAACGGGGGATTTATGCCCTTTCATTGAATAAGGATATTTGAATTAAATAAAAATAGAAGAATTGGAAGTCACTCCAAGTCTAATTGAATACTGAGTTTTCCAAAATCCTCATTGATTCTAAACTCGTAACTTTTTGATGGGTCATACTTGAATTCTGTTCCACCATATCCAATGTTTGGTCCAAACAAAATATTGAAGACTCTGGCATCACCAGGATTCAAAACAATTTGGCCACTCGTGAAATCCATTCCAGAGTATTTGAATGACTTTGAACCATCCCAAACATCATAAGCACATATGGATGGACTGGTACAATTAAGAGATCTTATTTGGGAGTCATTATTTTCTGCCAACATACGTATTGTCAAGATTGCTTGTCCTGAAGGACTAATTTCAAAGTCATTACCTTGAGAACCCATTCCGACCCAATAGTAGGTGATTGGTCCAACCACAAATGCTTGGGCATCTCTTTTGTATTCGTATAATTCAATGGCTTTTTTGATTGGTTTTTCACAATCAAGTCTTTTGTATGCTTTAACAATTTCAGAGCATTTTTCAAGTTCTGCTTTAAGTGAAGCTAATTCAGAATCAACTGCATTAGATGTTGTTTCCATAGTTTTTTCTGATTCAACACTTGATGAGACCGTAATTAATCCAGTTTTAATCAAATGTGTAATTGCATTTACAAATTCTCCATCAGAAGTAATCCCATCTGCCCACCAGCCTGCGTTATTTTTAACCCAATCTGGTACTCCCTCAGATGACTGAATGGGTATTGCTGTTGGAGGAACAGTGATAATGCCATCCTTTATTAGAAATTCAATTCCAGTGAGGAATTCAGATTCAGAAATTGTTCCATCTGCCCACCAGCCTGCGTTATTTTTAACCCAACCAGGTACTTCGGCATATGCAAAAGACACAGATGAGGCAATCAGGATAGCTGCGATGATAGAGGTTATTGCTGCTTTCATTAGTGTATTTTTTCTCTAATCATATTTAAACTAGTGCTAATTTTAAATCTAGTGGTAATACAAAAATCAAAAACAATTTAGAATGGCACTAGGAAATACAGCAGTCTTTCCTTATATGCAAATTGAAAAGACATAGTCAAGTGAGCAAAAATCTAGAAGCCAATAATAAAATCAAAGTATCAGAGGAAGAGATTAGAGAATTTGTATTGGAGAGATTTGAAAATATCAAGATCTCAGAAAAAATGAAAGATCTTGTAGAATTTCATACAGCAAACAAGTTCATGTTAATGGCTCATGATCAAACCAAATTAAAAATATTAGGAAATATTGTTTCAAACAGCAATAAATCAGAATTAAAAGAAATCATTGATGAGTATGAAAAACATCTCAAAGAGGCATTTATCAGTAAACCCACAACAAAATCACATAGTAATGTAATAATGCATATTTTTGGATTTTTTTCTGCAAACCTCAATAAATTTGAAAAAAGAGAGTTTCTAAATTTATTACAGCAATTCAGAGAGGAGAAAATTACTATTGGCAATATTTTAGCTGAAATTAATCCAATTATTTATCAATTCAATAAAACATACCTTGCAGGGCAAACATATTTTTTACTATACACAGATAAAGATTCAGGAAACTTGTTTTAGAATGAATCCATAAAGAAGAAAAAAGGATTAAAAATAATCAACAATAGATTTTTGTCGAATCACATCTAAAATTTTACCATGGGAAATCCATTCTGATTTCCCAATACTCATTTTTTGAGATGCAATCAGTAAAGCATTATCAAAGTTATCAGCAGTCAAGGGTTTTTGTTTCATTGCTTCCCGTATTCCTTCTCTAACTTGCCAAACTCCAACAGGAATTGCATACTCGGGTCTTATTTCTCTTAAAATCACAACACCGGCCTGAATGTTATTTTTGGACAGATATTCCAAAACTCCAAGTTTTGCAGCAAAATAGGCACCAGCTATTACAGGAGGATGATCAATACCTCTGGCATCCTCAGAGTCAGAACCAAATCCCAATATTCCATTAGAGTACCATGCCTCAATCATTTCAAAAACCCACCTATGAGGAAATAGCACCACAGAAAATTGATTTCCAAGATGCCCATAAGTAAAAACCTTACAGATATCTATCAAACTATAGTCAAGAATATTTTCCACGAGGGAATTTGAAATAATATCATCAGTGGCAGTAATACTCCACTTTGTTGGAACAATTTTTCTTTTTTGACCAAGCATTCCAATACTAAAGCACTTTTGAATTTTAGAAATTTCAATACCAGAATTATATAGATTCAACACAGCATCTTGCGCTTTCAAGTCATGATCGTAGAAAACTTTTTCAACAGATTTTACTGAAGATGTTCCAGAAAATTTAGCCGATTTTATTTCACCCATAGGACCAAATGGTGCACTTTCACCATCAAGGGAAATATTGGAGGAAGGAGATTTTGTAAATACTAAATCTGAATCGATTGGTTTTGAGGACATTGTAACCTCTTGGAGATTTTCAATGTAACGTCCTTCAGTTGCATCTATGGATATTTTTCGGGTTCCACGAATTAAATTTAATCTAAAATTTACAATTTCTTCAAGGGATTTTCCAATCCATTTCTCTGGACTGTCAAGAAGGGTTGTATCTCCATGGATGGGCGGAACCATTGGGCCTACAAAGACTTTGGGATAATTATAAGAACCCACAAAGACAGAAGGAGGAGTAGTTCCACTAATAGAATCTGAGGAAAAAAGATTTCCATATTTTGAAAGAGTTTCATGCCACTTCATTAAAATTGAATGTCTAATCTCTTGTGAATCAGAAGGCACAGTGATTTATGACTGATTTGAGCCTATTAATTATGTCTGATCAATTTATTTGATAATTGGTAAGCGTATGATGTTTAAGTGACTCATCACTACAAAAGATCATGACAATAAAGAGAATTGTCTCTTTTTTGCCCAGCGCTACTGAATTACTATATGAATTCGGAGTTGAGGAGAATCTTTTTGGAGTAACACATGAATGCAAATATCCTCATGGTGCAAAATCAAAGCCAATTGTAATTAACTCTGTAATAAATTCTGAAAAATTATCAAGTAATGAGATCGATAAAATAACTTGTGAACTACTAAATTCAGGGAAGAATATTTTTGTGTTAAATAGAGAGAATCTAAAAAAAGCTGATCCAGATCTGATAATAACACAAGAAACTTGTGAAGCCTGTGCAGCTTATACCAATCAAGTTCAAGAATCAATATCTATTCTTAATCGAAAACCAAAATTGCACTCAATGGATCCCCACAATATTCAAGAAATACTAAATTCTGTGATGGAGCTGGGAGAAATTCTCAAGAAACAAACACGGGCAAAAGAAATAGTAAATTCTCTTGAGAAAAGAATACAAAATGTAAAAAAAGAAAACATCACAACACGTCCAAAAGTTTTAGCAATAGAATGGATTGATCCATTTTTTACTGCAGGTCATTGGATTTCAGAAATGATCCATATTGCCGGAGGACTAAATCTAATTAGTAAAACAGGAGAACATTCAAGACGATTAAATTTTCAAGTGATTAAAGATTCAGATCCAGACATCATAGTTTTGATGCCATGTGGTTTTGATGTTAAGCGGACAGTTTTAGAATATAAAAATTCTTTAAAAAATGACAAGGAATGGAATTCACTAAAAGCAGTAAAGAAAAACCAAGTTTATGCAGTAGATGCAAATTCATTTTTTAGCAAGCCCAGTATCAGAACAATTGAAGGGCTAGAAATATTGGCAAAAATCATTCACCCTTCAAAATTTGAAAATCTCAGTATTTCTAAAGACTCATTTTCACAGATTTCTAGGTAGCATAGGCTCAAAAAATAATATTGTAATACAAAATCACATACAACTGGTTATGTTAAAAAATTCTCATTATAACTTATGACAAGAGAATTTACAGAAGATCCTAGCATTGATGGTTTGTTAAAAATAACTAACAATGTTTTGCTTAAATTAAAAAGAGAAGTTCAATAATAAAATTAGATAGGTTTTCCTTTAGACTGATAATCAAAAACCTTGTGAAATAGATTATGAGATGAAATAACAGTAATTGCTACCACAAATAACCCTATAAAATTTCTAAGAATCATCAAATCATTGGGTTTGGAAGCAATTAACGAAGTCTGAAAAACAACAAAAAAGTTATCCATCAACCAAAATGCCAAAGTTATCCAAGACAATACACCTGCAATTAGATATCCCAATCTAGTTTTATTACGAACAAAAATAATTGCTGCAATTATTGCGCTGTACCAAAAAAATGAACCAATTAACCACAAAGGATGAAAAACTTCGGGTCTATCATCTAACCAATAGTAAGATGTTCCAATTACTCCCATCGCAATAAGAAAAATCTGAATTATCTTTTGATTAATTTTAAAGCCGGTCTTTTCTTCTTTAAGTTCTGATTTTGGAGGAGACGATTTCATCTCGTTTGTTGCAATATCAATTGCTTCACGTACAGATTTTAATTGCATCGGAATTATCTTTGTTATCGAGTCATTAGTTACAACAGTATCATGAACTAAACTATCAATTAGAGGTCTTGCTAAAGATGCTTTTACAGGAGTAATAAGATCAACCCAATATGATGACAGACGAGTTGTTAAGAAAGGAATCTGTATTACAAATAAATTCTTGTTCAGATACGCAGAGTATGTTCTCATTAATTCCTCATATGTCATTTTATCAGGTCCGCCTATTTCAAAAATTTTTCCTATAGTTTCTGGTTTATCAAGACACTGAGCCAAATAATTTATCACGTCATCAACAGCTATTGGTTGAGCCAAGGATTTCACCCAAGAGGGGCAAACCATTATTCTTAATCTTTCAACAAGATACCTTAGCATTGCATAAGAGCCACCTTGTGCTCCAATAATTAATGATGCACGAAATTCAGTTACTGGGATATTTCCGGATGCAAGAATTTCACCGACTTCTTTTCTACTTTTCATGTGAGGAGATAGTGCGAGGCTATCATTGACAAGCCCCCCAAGGTAAATAATTCTTTTAACACCGGCATCAGTTGATGCCTTTAGAAAATTTTGAGCTTGAATTTTTTCTCGTGATGCAAACTCTTTCCATTCTGATTTATGGCCCTCCATAGAATGCAGTAAATAATATGCAACCTCTACGCCCTTTAAAGCAATTGTGAGTTGCTCAAGATTAAAAACATCTGCCTGAACATATTTTACATTTTTAGCATCAGAGATTTTTTTCCTACTTAATCCCTTTACAGTATATCCTAATGAAGATAATCTAGATATCAATCTTGAACCAATAAAGCCAGTAGCACCACTCACAAGAATAGAGTAAGGAGAAGATTGAGATTTCAATTGGCTTTCTAAGGACTGTTCCACTTTTATCTCAAGCTCCACATAAAACTATGCATAGAATGATTTTTATTAAAAATTATTTAAGCTAGGGCCAAATAGGTTTTCTAGTGCCAAATTTTTAAAACATTCTCAAATTAGCACTATAAAGCATAGTTAGCATTAGTTATATATCAACAATATGGAGAGAAAACATGGTCTATATCAGAGCCAAAAAAGTCAAGTCTGATCAATATCTATACTTAGTCAAAAGCGTATGGGATTCAAAAAAAAGCACATCAAAACAAGAGATTTTAAAATATCTAGGAAAGGCTTCCGAAGTTGTAAAAGATGACATTCCTGAAGATTATCGTGATGATCCAAGAATATTATCGATTTTAGCTTCATACAATCCAAAAGATATTAAAAAAAGAGAAGATGCTACAAAAAAATCAAAACAACAACTGTACAAAAGATTAACTGAAGGAAATATTGAAGAGACAGTAAAAATTTATGATGAATACACTAAACTATTCAGTCCTTCAGATTTTTTTGACAGAATTTTAAAACCAGTAATGTACAAGGTTGGAGAAGATTGGGCTTCTAAAAAAATAAGCATAGCAACTGAGCATGTTGCAAGCAATATGGCACAAACCTTAGTAAAAATAATCATGGATCAAGTAACAAGTAAGAATACAAAAAAGAAAGTGTTAATTTGTGTCCCATTAGGGGAAGAACATCATTTAGGATGTGATGTCCTAGAGACATATCTTTCCATCAAAGGTTGTAAAGTGTTCAACATTGGAACTTCAATTCCATCTGAATCAATTCTTAGTTTTATAGAATATAAAAAACCTGATGTGATTTTGATTTCAATTACACTAGAAGACAATATTGGAGCAGGACAAAGACTTGTAAAAAAGATAAAAGAGCAATTCAATATTCCGATATTAGTTGGAGGGTATGTTTTTCATGGAGAAGTAACTCCAAAGTTTGATGTAAAAATAGTTCCGGATTCAGGGCTTGAAGAGATTTACAAAATCATAAGAAAAACCTGAGCACGTGATAGAAATTTCAAATTTCAGGATTGCACTAAATCGAGCTGTGATCTGCTGAATCAGTACCTACACCATAACTAATTATTGAATCACCTATACTGTGAAGAGAAATTTGTTCTAGTGCCAATCATATTTTCTAGAAATATGATTTAGGTATGAATTAGCACTAGTTTAGAAATTTTTTCCGCCTTAAATAACATAATTACATAAACTTGGTATGATGACTGAATTATTGCATCAGAAAAACTGCAAAAAAAATACTTTGATTACAGACTATCATACGGGAGAAATTGCATGTAGTAATTGTGGTGCAGTATCTTTTGAAAAAATTGTTGATGCAGGACAAGAATCATCAGGACTAACTGGAGAAGAATATAACAAAACAAGCAAAGCGGGTGGAAAAATATCATTGAAAATGATCGATATGGGATTATCCACAATTATTGAAGCCCATGATAAAGACTCAAAAGGAAATAGTTTGTCCATAGAAAATCGTAGGATATTTTATCGCCTACGAATGTGGGATAGAAATAGTCGCTCTGCAGTTTCTCTAAAATCATTTCAGAAGGCATTTACTCTACTTGATGGAATTTCATCAAAACTTGGATTGCCTGATGTTGTTATAGAACAAACAGCTCATTTATTTAGAAAGATTGCTGCAAAAAAAATCCTTGCAGGAAGGTCTACTGCAGGGATGTTATGTGCAGCAGTTTACATTACATGTAGAACTACAGATACACCAAGAACACTTCAAGATATTGCAGATGCAGGAAATGTAAGAAAAAAAACATTGCAAAGAGTTTATAGATATTTGGTAAGAGATCTTGACATCTATCCTGAAATCTTTAATCCATCTGAATTTGTTTCAAGAATTTCCAAAGCAGTTGGGATTTCAGAAAAATCAGAGAGATCTGCATATAGAATATTAGAAATTGCTGCAAAAAACAATATTTCAACAAGTAAGAATCCCATGGCAATGGCTGCAACTGCAATTCATTTAGCAGCTACAATTAACAATGAAAAAATATCTCAAACTAAGATCTCGAAAGTTTCAGGAATTAGTGCTGTAACTATTAGAGAAAGAGTAAAAGAAATAAAAAAAATAGGAGGTGAAATCTATGGGCAGAACATGTAGAGGA
The window above is part of the Nitrosopumilus sp. genome. Proteins encoded here:
- the cysS gene encoding cysteine--tRNA ligase; this translates as MKLQDTLSNLRQDLDISKKVKIYLCGVTVYDESHIGHARTIIVFDVLRKYLEQKGIEIEFIQNFTDVDDKIINRAAEENTTAENISTKYIENYFKDFDGLNVKRATNYPKATEHIEDIIKFIEVLISKQIAYTSKNGVYFAVSKFPEYGKLSKKKIDELQSGVRIEIDEAKKNPLDFAVWKFSDTNPVWDSPWGKGRPGWHIECSAMSIKYLGENFDIHGGGRDLIFPHHENEIAQSESCTGKAFAKIWMHVGMVTIDGEKMSKSVGNVKSIKHVLGNWGANVIRLFCLSGHYSKPIDYSEELLKENLTKWRQVETCYYELIHANNENNNNLESSIKKIRTDFDSALEDDFNTHLALSAFFQLVKETNRLAAEEKLGKNDAAIIKNELVQMTDILGLQIPVITDVEKLEIDNMIMNRENLRKEKKFQEADKIRDKLNEMNIELIDHKDRTIWMKKEFIKAEK
- a CDS encoding mechanosensitive ion channel family protein; translated protein: MVFEFLHGLDEIHITEGLTLLSLLIGGIIIGVGIIVARTVRLLFTKYYAPKLSQDVAKNFSKLLYFGIIIISFLIFTSTTGVDFSGLLVAGGIFGIIIGFATQSVVSNLISGVFLMIEKPVKQGDKIEIPGSDISGTLLDISTFSTRIRRFDGTIIRVPNESFFTSNIRSLTSTLVRRSEAVVSIAYKENIDGAISVIRKEIRKSMPFVLILPEPDFRIKELADSGVNIEILVWHTREDWDEVGPKLLKVVKKALDDAGIEIPFPQRVIWKSKE
- a CDS encoding DUF432 domain-containing protein, with product MAENYSESKFDDYGIYVIDQNKEFLFPNVEIKIEKISPNVFSYNRKDSENNLVEKMIPTKEEQLILEFTPIRPVNYPARRTNYVYLDFETPVFLSEGSAAKIFVRCPIEIGVFLIHDERKDSLDWFTCDPFNSRFGLYGNPESGTLCKYAKSDIVESYDDSIPFFNAVMEVNLKNNLDKGYLVSKIIFPISDNSVYYDHSKAIIDSLDVVLRKKVILEIIDVASKPIITDWKIAPTFEHITSIKRMDMGLE
- a CDS encoding peptidase; amino-acid sequence: MKAAITSIIAAILIASSVSFAYAEVPGWVKNNAGWWADGTISESEFLTGIEFLIKDGIITVPPTAIPIQSSEGVPDWVKNNAGWWADGITSDGEFVNAITHLIKTGLITVSSSVESEKTMETTSNAVDSELASLKAELEKCSEIVKAYKRLDCEKPIKKAIELYEYKRDAQAFVVGPITYYWVGMGSQGNDFEISPSGQAILTIRMLAENNDSQIRSLNCTSPSICAYDVWDGSKSFKYSGMDFTSGQIVLNPGDARVFNILFGPNIGYGGTEFKYDPSKSYEFRINEDFGKLSIQLDLE
- a CDS encoding YbgA family protein produces the protein MSKNLEANNKIKVSEEEIREFVLERFENIKISEKMKDLVEFHTANKFMLMAHDQTKLKILGNIVSNSNKSELKEIIDEYEKHLKEAFISKPTTKSHSNVIMHIFGFFSANLNKFEKREFLNLLQQFREEKITIGNILAEINPIIYQFNKTYLAGQTYFLLYTDKDSGNLF
- a CDS encoding Nre family DNA repair protein — protein: MPSDSQEIRHSILMKWHETLSKYGNLFSSDSISGTTPPSVFVGSYNYPKVFVGPMVPPIHGDTTLLDSPEKWIGKSLEEIVNFRLNLIRGTRKISIDATEGRYIENLQEVTMSSKPIDSDLVFTKSPSSNISLDGESAPFGPMGEIKSAKFSGTSSVKSVEKVFYDHDLKAQDAVLNLYNSGIEISKIQKCFSIGMLGQKRKIVPTKWSITATDDIISNSLVENILDYSLIDICKVFTYGHLGNQFSVVLFPHRWVFEMIEAWYSNGILGFGSDSEDARGIDHPPVIAGAYFAAKLGVLEYLSKNNIQAGVVILREIRPEYAIPVGVWQVREGIREAMKQKPLTADNFDNALLIASQKMSIGKSEWISHGKILDVIRQKSIVDYF
- a CDS encoding cobalamin-binding protein, yielding MTIKRIVSFLPSATELLYEFGVEENLFGVTHECKYPHGAKSKPIVINSVINSEKLSSNEIDKITCELLNSGKNIFVLNRENLKKADPDLIITQETCEACAAYTNQVQESISILNRKPKLHSMDPHNIQEILNSVMELGEILKKQTRAKEIVNSLEKRIQNVKKENITTRPKVLAIEWIDPFFTAGHWISEMIHIAGGLNLISKTGEHSRRLNFQVIKDSDPDIIVLMPCGFDVKRTVLEYKNSLKNDKEWNSLKAVKKNQVYAVDANSFFSKPSIRTIEGLEILAKIIHPSKFENLSISKDSFSQISR
- a CDS encoding NAD(P)H-binding protein, which codes for MEQSLESQLKSQSSPYSILVSGATGFIGSRLISRLSSLGYTVKGLSRKKISDAKNVKYVQADVFNLEQLTIALKGVEVAYYLLHSMEGHKSEWKEFASREKIQAQNFLKASTDAGVKRIIYLGGLVNDSLALSPHMKSRKEVGEILASGNIPVTEFRASLIIGAQGGSYAMLRYLVERLRIMVCPSWVKSLAQPIAVDDVINYLAQCLDKPETIGKIFEIGGPDKMTYEELMRTYSAYLNKNLFVIQIPFLTTRLSSYWVDLITPVKASLARPLIDSLVHDTVVTNDSITKIIPMQLKSVREAIDIATNEMKSSPPKSELKEEKTGFKINQKIIQIFLIAMGVIGTSYYWLDDRPEVFHPLWLIGSFFWYSAIIAAIIFVRNKTRLGYLIAGVLSWITLAFWLMDNFFVVFQTSLIASKPNDLMILRNFIGLFVVAITVISSHNLFHKVFDYQSKGKPI
- a CDS encoding cobalamin B12-binding domain-containing protein; the protein is MVYIRAKKVKSDQYLYLVKSVWDSKKSTSKQEILKYLGKASEVVKDDIPEDYRDDPRILSILASYNPKDIKKREDATKKSKQQLYKRLTEGNIEETVKIYDEYTKLFSPSDFFDRILKPVMYKVGEDWASKKISIATEHVASNMAQTLVKIIMDQVTSKNTKKKVLICVPLGEEHHLGCDVLETYLSIKGCKVFNIGTSIPSESILSFIEYKKPDVILISITLEDNIGAGQRLVKKIKEQFNIPILVGGYVFHGEVTPKFDVKIVPDSGLEEIYKIIRKT
- a CDS encoding transcription factor TFIIB, with protein sequence MMTELLHQKNCKKNTLITDYHTGEIACSNCGAVSFEKIVDAGQESSGLTGEEYNKTSKAGGKISLKMIDMGLSTIIEAHDKDSKGNSLSIENRRIFYRLRMWDRNSRSAVSLKSFQKAFTLLDGISSKLGLPDVVIEQTAHLFRKIAAKKILAGRSTAGMLCAAVYITCRTTDTPRTLQDIADAGNVRKKTLQRVYRYLVRDLDIYPEIFNPSEFVSRISKAVGISEKSERSAYRILEIAAKNNISTSKNPMAMAATAIHLAATINNEKISQTKISKVSGISAVTIRERVKEIKKIGGEIYGQNM